In Fimbriiglobus ruber, a genomic segment contains:
- a CDS encoding YjhG/YagF family D-xylonate dehydratase, whose protein sequence is MPAVSDVLETRDPAVYDFVSTKKGPTGQLPLTDDLLRHAPSGDLFGWSQNVGMGLNPALLGRKEFLILSTHGGMRADDGSPVALGFHSGHWEVGLLVKAAAEELQRQKCIPFAGAVTDPCDGRTQGTAGMYDSLPFRNDASMVLRRLMRSLPTRSGVLGVATCDKGLPAMMMALASQHNYPTVLVPGGVMLAGEAGEEDTGKVQTIGARYAHGEITLEQAAEAGCHACASPGGGCQFLGTAATSQVIGEALGLALPHSALAPSGQPIWLDMARRSAKALVSMSQKGITTKHVLTDAAFRNALAVFAAFGGSTNLLLHTPAIAFMAGVKRPTIDDWTYFNRKVPRLVDALPNGPVGHPTIRVFLAGGVPEVMLHLRDLGLLDLTAITVSGESLGKVLDWWAASERRQRLRDLLRTRDGVDPDAVIMSPTAAKARGLTSTITFPRGNLCPAGAVIKSTAIDPAVVDADGVYRKTGPAKVFTTEKAAIAAIKGEGAKTVVAGDILVLCCRGPMGSGMEETYQLTSALKFLKWGKQVAVLTDARFSGVSTGACVGHVSPEALAGGPIGKLRDGDRVQLVIDRVNLVGTIDLIGDETGTHDAEWGTAELMRRAPRPDLAPDPQLPADTRLWALLQNASGGVWGGCVYDVDAIAARLR, encoded by the coding sequence ATGCCCGCCGTTTCCGACGTTCTCGAAACCCGCGACCCCGCCGTTTACGACTTCGTTTCCACCAAGAAAGGCCCGACCGGCCAGTTGCCGCTGACGGACGACCTGCTCCGCCACGCGCCGAGCGGCGACCTGTTCGGCTGGTCGCAGAACGTCGGCATGGGGCTCAACCCGGCGCTGCTCGGCCGCAAAGAGTTCCTCATCCTCTCGACCCACGGCGGCATGCGGGCCGACGACGGCTCGCCCGTCGCCCTCGGCTTCCACTCGGGGCACTGGGAAGTCGGGTTGCTCGTCAAGGCGGCGGCCGAGGAGTTGCAACGACAGAAGTGCATCCCGTTCGCCGGCGCGGTGACCGACCCGTGCGACGGCCGGACGCAGGGCACGGCCGGGATGTACGACAGCCTGCCGTTCCGCAACGACGCCTCAATGGTCCTCCGCCGACTGATGCGCTCGCTCCCCACGCGCAGCGGCGTCCTCGGCGTGGCCACCTGCGACAAGGGACTGCCGGCGATGATGATGGCGCTGGCGTCCCAGCACAATTACCCGACGGTTCTCGTCCCCGGTGGCGTCATGCTCGCGGGCGAGGCCGGCGAGGAAGACACCGGGAAGGTCCAGACGATTGGTGCCCGGTACGCCCACGGCGAGATCACCCTGGAGCAGGCGGCCGAGGCGGGGTGTCACGCCTGCGCGTCGCCCGGTGGCGGGTGTCAGTTCCTCGGCACCGCGGCCACCTCGCAGGTGATCGGCGAGGCGCTCGGGTTGGCTCTGCCGCACTCGGCGCTGGCCCCGTCCGGGCAGCCGATCTGGCTCGACATGGCCCGGCGGTCGGCCAAGGCGCTCGTGAGTATGTCGCAGAAGGGCATCACGACGAAGCACGTCCTCACCGACGCCGCGTTCCGCAACGCGCTGGCCGTGTTCGCCGCGTTCGGCGGCAGCACGAACCTGCTCCTGCACACGCCCGCCATCGCTTTCATGGCCGGCGTCAAGCGGCCCACGATCGACGACTGGACGTACTTCAACCGCAAGGTTCCCCGTTTGGTCGACGCGCTGCCGAACGGCCCGGTCGGCCACCCGACGATCCGCGTCTTCCTAGCCGGCGGCGTGCCGGAAGTGATGCTCCACCTCCGCGACCTCGGTTTGCTCGACCTCACCGCCATCACGGTCTCGGGCGAGTCGCTGGGTAAAGTCCTCGACTGGTGGGCCGCCTCCGAACGGCGGCAACGACTCCGCGATCTGCTGCGGACGCGCGACGGTGTGGACCCGGACGCCGTCATCATGTCCCCGACCGCTGCCAAGGCACGGGGGTTGACCAGCACGATCACGTTCCCGCGCGGCAACCTCTGCCCGGCCGGGGCCGTCATCAAGTCGACGGCCATCGACCCGGCCGTCGTGGACGCGGACGGCGTCTACCGGAAGACCGGCCCGGCCAAGGTGTTCACCACCGAGAAGGCGGCCATCGCCGCGATCAAGGGCGAGGGGGCCAAGACCGTCGTCGCGGGCGATATCCTCGTTCTCTGCTGCCGCGGGCCGATGGGCTCCGGGATGGAGGAGACGTACCAACTTACGTCCGCGCTCAAGTTCCTGAAGTGGGGCAAGCAGGTGGCCGTACTGACGGACGCGCGGTTCAGCGGCGTGAGTACCGGGGCGTGCGTCGGGCACGTTTCGCCCGAAGCGCTGGCCGGCGGGCCGATCGGTAAGCTGCGAGACGGCGACCGCGTGCAACTCGTCATCGATCGCGTGAACCTGGTCGGGACGATCGACCTGATCGGCGACGAGACAGGTACCCACGACGCCGAGTGGGGCACAGCCGAACTCATGCGCCGCGCCCCTCGCCCCGACCTCGCGCCCGACCCGCAACTCCCGGCCGACACCCGCCTCTGGGCGCTGCTCCAGAACGCGAGCGGCGGCGTCTGGGGCGGCTGCGTGTACGATGTGGACGCGATCGCGGCGCGGCTCAGGTAG
- a CDS encoding aldose epimerase family protein produces the protein MRRTLSALALFTLFAAPTLAAKPEDAKMPVETPFGKTADGTPVSAFTLTNKNGVKVKIITYGGIVAEWHAPDKDGKFADIVCGFDDLKGYLDGHPYFGAIIGRVGNRVGNAKFTLDGKEYTLAANNGKHSLHGGKEGFDKKVWKGEAVSTPAGPAVKLTYTSKDGEEGYPGTLVSTVTYTLTDDNALRIDYHATTDKATPVNLTNHSYFNLSGHNAGDILNHVLELKADKYTPGDDTLIPTGKVEPVKGTPYDFTKPTRIGDRIKEIKADPVGYDLNFVHGAKREAAPQSVAKVTDPKSGRTLEVLTTEPGIQFYTGNFLDGKVKGKGGAVYNQYGAFCLEAQFFPDSPNKSEFPSIILKPGEQYTQTTIYKLGVTK, from the coding sequence ATGCGCCGGACCCTCTCTGCCCTCGCTCTCTTTACCCTGTTCGCGGCCCCGACCCTCGCCGCGAAACCCGAGGACGCCAAGATGCCCGTGGAAACTCCGTTCGGCAAGACGGCCGACGGCACGCCGGTCTCCGCCTTCACGTTGACGAACAAGAACGGCGTGAAGGTGAAAATCATCACCTACGGCGGCATCGTGGCCGAGTGGCACGCGCCGGACAAGGACGGGAAATTCGCCGACATCGTTTGCGGGTTCGACGACCTCAAGGGCTACCTCGACGGCCACCCGTACTTCGGCGCGATCATCGGGCGGGTGGGCAACCGCGTCGGGAACGCGAAGTTCACCCTGGACGGCAAGGAATACACCCTCGCCGCGAACAACGGCAAGCACAGCCTGCACGGCGGCAAGGAAGGCTTTGACAAGAAGGTGTGGAAAGGCGAAGCGGTCAGCACCCCAGCCGGCCCCGCGGTCAAGCTCACGTACACGAGCAAGGACGGCGAGGAAGGCTACCCGGGCACGCTCGTCAGCACCGTGACCTACACCCTGACCGACGACAACGCCCTGCGGATCGACTACCACGCCACCACCGACAAGGCGACGCCCGTCAACCTGACCAACCACAGCTACTTCAACCTGAGCGGGCACAACGCCGGCGACATCCTCAACCACGTCCTCGAACTCAAGGCCGACAAGTACACCCCCGGCGACGACACCCTGATCCCGACCGGCAAGGTCGAGCCGGTCAAGGGGACGCCCTACGACTTCACCAAGCCGACCCGCATCGGCGATCGTATCAAGGAGATCAAGGCCGACCCGGTCGGCTACGACCTGAACTTCGTCCACGGCGCGAAGCGCGAGGCCGCCCCGCAGTCCGTCGCCAAAGTCACGGACCCGAAGTCCGGCCGGACACTCGAAGTGCTGACGACCGAGCCGGGCATCCAGTTCTACACGGGCAACTTCCTGGACGGGAAAGTCAAAGGCAAGGGCGGCGCGGTGTACAACCAGTACGGCGCGTTCTGCCTCGAAGCCCAGTTCTTCCCGGACTCGCCGAACAAGTCCGAGTTCCCGTCCATCATCCTGAAGCCGGGTGAGCAGTACACCCAGACCACGATCTACAAGCTGGGTGTGACGAAGTAA